TAGACTTTCGCCAGCCCGTTTCCAGTTCCCACCATGATCTGGTTCAGCTTTGGATGCCACAGGCAGCGGACCACACTCGCATCCGTGATGTCTATTTCATACACCCTCTGGAAAGTTCTGCGCTCAAAGAAAAGGAGTTTGCCGCTGCCACATCCCCTTTGAACAGATGTGCTGGTTACTATGAGTTTATCATCTGGACTGAAACAGCAGTCAGTCATTGGAAACATGGTGGGAAGACTCGAGGCTGAAAAAAGTGGCTTATTAAACTATCGGATGTCCCATAATTTTAATGTATCATCACCTCCACAAGAGGCAAGGACAGTACCATCATAGGAAAAAGCCACGCAAGAAGTTTCTGTACCCGGGTCATGAGCCTGTTTGTAGTGGAATTTAGGATGAACTGTCAGATTCCGGTCCCAGATCTGTATGCTTCCGTTCTGGCAGGCAGCTGCTATGAGGTTTCCATCTCTACTGTATGTGCACGTGGTGGGAATCACTTTTTTACCCTGCATCGTCCGTGGTTTAAAcacacttttttgtttctttggattTTCAACTTCCCATGTCCTCACAGTCGCATCATTTGAGCAAGTTATAAATTCTCCCTTTATTTTGGGATGCCATGAGCCAGTATGAAGCATTGCTGTGTGACCCTTGGTGTTGGCCATGTCCACAATATACTGGTCTCCTTTTATACATTCCATTACTTCAAAACCATCTCTGTCAATCGCTTTGGCTTGAGAGCTTCCGGATACAACAAGAATCATGTCTCCTGTCTTACTATACTGCAATGACTTGATCTGATGGCATTCACAGGGTTGAAGGGATCGAAAGGCCTTAAAAGAAGCGTCCATTCCAGCAAAATCCCAAAACTTAACATCATAGTTGTATCCTCCTGTCACCAAGCGGGCACCTGAGGGGTCCAGACCCAAAGCAGAAACTGTTTTAGTGCCATGCTTTAGCATTTCATGAGAATCAGGGATCTTTTGAACAGGATTTTCCTCTTCggaatcaccaccaccatcatcatcgtcatcaccaTCTTCCTCTTGAAGAGGTGGAGGTAAACGACCAATAGTTTGCTCCATCGATCAACAGGTTCTTCTGCCATGGTAGGGGGTAAAGGAGGGCCAGTCAACTCATCATCAGAGGAATCAGAACTCTCTTCACTTCCACTACTGCTTGTATCACTGGAAGATGATTTAGAGCAATCTCTGACCACATTTGAGCCTGAAGATGTAGGTTCAATATCTTCATTTTGCCTTCTTAATTCTTTCTCTCtgttcatttcttcctctttttctcttgcctCCAGTGTTTTCCGACTTCTTTCCACAGCTGTTCTTCGAGTCTGTTCAAACATTGCTTCCAAATCAAATGTACGAGCTTTTTCCCCGAACCCTGTGTAGCCCATGGTGACCACCAGCTGCGGGTCTGGCCCCGACGTCTCAGCACCTTCGCTGGGCCCTGGGCGCTCCATCGCCTCCACCTGCCGCAGAGCCAGCGGCAGTCCACACAGCTGCGAGGGCGCTGAGgctttgtctgtctgtctttctttctttctttttttggaaagtatttttcttttatgggtATTTTCATAAACAATGTTAGTGAATGCGATGCCCCTCCTTCCCATGACGAAGCCACAGGCCTAACTTATAAAAACCTTCAGTCACACCCTAGATGGTTTCAAGAAGCGTTACTCTTTTCTAGTACCTGGGGGTTTGCTTTGGCTAGATTTTCTATTTTAACCCATGCTCCTTCTCGTTCTTTCATTTTTAGCTTCTCTTTCAGCTTCTCTGCTTTAAACTGTTGGGTGCAGTCATCGAATAGTTTTTGGTTCATTTCCATGAAGAGTTTCAGTGCGTTGTATATCAAGCCATGTATTGTCTTATTCCAGTGGGTCTTTGAATGGCGGTACAAGGACGGGAACATGATGGGCAGGATCTTGGCTGCGTTGTCACTGATGAGGCTCATAATGTACTCATTGTTCCAGTAATACAGCGCTCGCTCTGCCACCTGGAAGTGTGGGCTGGAGACGCACTTGGCCAACTGCCAGAAGAGCGGCTCCATGACCTTGACAAATTCCGATGGTTCAATCACATCTAAAATTTCTTCTAACTCATTCAAGAACATTACTTCTTTTGGACTGTGAGTCTTTGGCCAGTATTTGAGCAGTGCCATGACCACTGGTTCCGTGAGGGTGCTGTCCTTCTCCAGAAACTGCACGACACAGTACGCCAGCTGGGGGTGGAAGACACTCAGAGATTTCACTTTGTGCAAAGGTAGTAACACCTTCAATAAGAAAATCTTGTGCTCCTCTTTTAGTGGTAAGGCAAATCCATTAATTATACTTCCCAGTATTTCCAGTAATTCTGCTATGCCATTGTGATGCTCTGTTTCATAAATAaacctataaaatatattatttatctgCTTTTGGATGTATGCTCTCAAGCCTAAGAATTTCCCGTAGATCCGGTGAAGGGTCGTTTTCAGAAAATCTCTCTCTCGAGGATCCGCACTCTCATAGAGCTCTAAAAGCTGCAATACAAACTTCTGATCAATATATTTCTTCGCTATATTAGGTTGGAAATCTGGAGACTCTAAAAATCTTAGGAAAAATTCATAAACAAGCTGTAGGTGAGGCCAGGCTGCTTCTAACATTGGTTCGTCTTCCTCTGGGTCAAATTCTGCTCCCGTAGGATTGGAGGAAGGTGGTAATGTTCGAAACATATTAACTGCAAACATATGGACCACTTCTGGGTAGATGGGCTCTGTGATCACATTCCGATTGTGGGTGATATATTCCACCATCTCACTTAAAGCAGCTCGTTTTACTTCCTTCCACTTTAGGTCACTTAGTGGATCGGAAACAAAGTCAAAGAGGACACAACACTGACATAACTTCTGGATAAAAAGCT
This sequence is a window from Myotis daubentonii chromosome 21, mMyoDau2.1, whole genome shotgun sequence. Protein-coding genes within it:
- the LOC132222994 gene encoding serine/threonine-protein phosphatase 2A 56 kDa regulatory subunit gamma isoform-like, whose product is MPNKNKKEKEVPKAGKSGRGSKEAQDTIEPEISSRKSSVGSVSSTVSSKIKVPAVQPIVKKHKRQSSSRFSASSDRELQKLPSLKDVPPPEQEKLFIQKLCQCCVLFDFVSDPLSDLKWKEVKRAALSEMVEYITHNRNVITEPIYPEVVHMFAVNMFRTLPPSSNPTGAEFDPEEDEPMLEAAWPHLQLVYEFFLRFLESPDFQPNIAKKYIDQKFVLQLLELYESADPRERDFLKTTLHRIYGKFLGLRAYIQKQINNIFYRFIYETEHHNGIAELLEILGSIINGFALPLKEEHKIFLLKVLLPLHKVKSLSVFHPQLAYCVVQFLEKDSTLTEPVVMALLKYWPKTHSPKEVMFLNELEEILDVIEPSEFVKVMEPLFWQLAKCVSSPHFQVAERALYYWNNEYIMSLISDNAAKILPIMFPSLYRHSKTHWNKTIHGLIYNALKLFMEMNQKLFDDCTQQFKAEKLKEKLKMKEREGAWVKIENLAKANPQVLEKSNAS